One window from the genome of Deltaproteobacteria bacterium encodes:
- a CDS encoding dimethyl sulfoxide reductase anchor subunit, which translates to MADEPLIPLKPGENYRFHFDATKCIGCKCCEVACHEQNNNPPAVKWRQVGEIEGGEFPQTKRFYISMACNHCLDPSCLTGCPVDAYTKDEKTGIVRMKEDACIGCQYCTWNCPYGAPQFNKERGMVTKCDMCHGRIEQGQNPACVEACPSGALEIERFNVEEWTISQANAPGVPDAAITRSTTRITPPKKNGFDLKRIDDYRLQPEQPHYSLVLLTVLTQLAVGGFGSLLILEWLNYFKSLPEFFGRFLNIAHLAMLGTVLLALNASFFHLGRPLHAVRALKMWRRSWLSREVLFFSLFAGSAMAYSLLGWQKIYPLVFPVRGLFGILVALFGLTGVYCSAMIYRVPARPSWDSWRTPVAFLATAFILGPLLALAVFFWSLKSQILAWDEVLPTIKTAGLFLTSILLLAGFVQLGGIAVKVFHSLNEGEPELKASARMLTRRFRTIFLWRLGVLLLTLLLIPLVLVNLALGESLEIAPLAVGLTGLAILATGSEMVGRYLFFVTVVPKKRPAGYF; encoded by the coding sequence ATGGCTGATGAGCCTCTTATCCCTCTTAAGCCCGGCGAAAATTATCGTTTTCACTTCGATGCCACCAAATGCATCGGGTGCAAATGTTGCGAAGTGGCTTGCCACGAACAAAACAACAATCCGCCGGCGGTCAAGTGGCGTCAGGTGGGCGAGATCGAGGGGGGAGAATTTCCCCAAACGAAGCGTTTCTATATTTCGATGGCCTGCAACCACTGCCTCGATCCCTCCTGTCTTACCGGTTGCCCGGTTGATGCCTACACCAAAGATGAAAAAACCGGCATTGTCCGGATGAAAGAGGATGCGTGTATTGGTTGCCAGTACTGCACCTGGAATTGTCCCTACGGCGCCCCCCAGTTTAACAAAGAAAGAGGGATGGTCACCAAATGCGATATGTGCCACGGCCGAATCGAACAGGGCCAAAACCCCGCCTGTGTAGAGGCCTGTCCTTCGGGGGCTTTGGAGATTGAACGATTTAACGTCGAAGAATGGACAATCTCCCAAGCCAATGCCCCCGGTGTTCCGGATGCCGCGATTACCCGGTCGACAACACGGATCACTCCGCCGAAAAAAAACGGCTTCGATCTGAAGCGAATCGACGACTATCGCCTTCAGCCCGAACAGCCGCATTACTCCCTCGTTCTTTTGACGGTTCTGACCCAGCTCGCCGTGGGGGGTTTCGGAAGTCTCCTGATTCTGGAATGGCTGAACTATTTTAAAAGTCTTCCGGAATTTTTCGGCCGGTTTCTTAACATCGCCCATCTGGCGATGCTGGGAACCGTTCTCCTGGCCCTCAATGCCTCTTTTTTTCATCTGGGGCGCCCCTTGCATGCCGTCCGGGCGCTCAAGATGTGGAGGCGCTCCTGGCTTTCGCGCGAGGTCCTCTTCTTTTCGCTCTTTGCCGGGTCGGCCATGGCCTACAGTCTTCTTGGCTGGCAGAAGATTTATCCTCTTGTTTTTCCTGTCCGCGGTCTGTTTGGAATTTTGGTCGCGCTCTTCGGCCTGACCGGCGTCTACTGCTCCGCCATGATCTACCGTGTCCCCGCACGGCCGTCGTGGGACAGCTGGCGAACCCCCGTCGCCTTTCTGGCCACCGCCTTTATTTTGGGGCCGCTTTTGGCGCTGGCCGTTTTCTTCTGGAGCCTGAAGAGCCAGATTCTTGCATGGGATGAAGTCTTGCCGACAATCAAAACGGCCGGCCTCTTTCTCACCTCTATTTTGCTTTTGGCCGGCTTTGTCCAATTGGGGGGAATTGCCGTCAAAGTTTTTCATTCCCTAAACGAGGGGGAACCGGAACTGAAGGCGTCGGCCCGGATGCTGACCCGGCGATTCCGGACGATCTTTTTATGGAGGCTGGGGGTTTTGCTTTTGACTCTCCTCCTCATCCCGCTCGTTTTGGTCAACCTCGCGCTGGGGGAGAGTTTGGAGATCGCGCCATTGGCCGTCGGGCTGACCGGACTTGCGATTTTGGCGACCGGGAGTGAAATGGTCGGCCGTTATCTTTTCTTTGTGACGGTGGTGCCTAAAAAAAGACCGGCGGGATATTTTTAG
- a CDS encoding nitrate reductase, with amino-acid sequence MLKPFLKFLGLDTAREKYAYGIDPEFGYMSAAKIPDRWIKTTCGYCSVGCGMYLGVKNGKAVAVRGDPDHPVNEGALCPKGLSEHEFIHAKGRAVRPLLKFRGKLRPVSWDTALTTLVDRFVGIQRNYGNQSLGVLSTGQFVTEEFYTLGKLIQLGFKTTNYDGNTTLCMSTAVSGYKRSFGSDGPPGCYDDLAVADCIFLIGANIADNHPILWQHLKKNQNRSLIVADPRVSKTAMLADIYLPLKPRSDLALINGITKILIDAGKIDRAYIERHTTGFDELKAHLQKYSLDFVSEKTGLPNELIAKVAHVYGDAKAAFIAWTMGVNHSTQGTETVNAINNLALITGNIGRPGASPFSITGQCNAMGTREAGFTSSIPGYRKFEDPRDREEVARIWGVPVDLIPTQRGKAYPDIIEAIIQGEIRALWILGTNPFVSYPNQPLLKDAISRLDFLVVQDGFHPTPTTVLADLVLPAAMWGEKEGTFTNSERRVSKVNKGVAPPGEARTDFQIFLEIAKRLGVHTTLFPGWNGPIDAFEEWKRVSQGRLCDYSAMTYEEIEAKGGLQWGGARLYTNSLFPSNDGKATLWAVDGCEMPEQPNKKFPLLLNTGRTVEHWHTRTKTGRIDLLEKMSPEAWVEMNPQDAAELKLKQHDFVRLASQRGSIEKIAVRITAIVPPGHLFVPFHYIEACANNLTVAAFDPISREPNYKQSAVRVEKLRFGD; translated from the coding sequence ATGTTGAAACCATTTTTAAAATTTCTTGGCCTTGATACAGCACGGGAGAAGTATGCCTATGGGATCGACCCGGAATTCGGTTACATGTCGGCGGCCAAAATCCCGGACCGGTGGATCAAAACAACCTGTGGGTATTGCTCGGTCGGTTGCGGGATGTATCTCGGGGTCAAAAATGGAAAAGCGGTTGCCGTCCGGGGAGACCCCGATCATCCCGTCAACGAGGGGGCCCTCTGCCCCAAGGGGCTCTCGGAACATGAATTTATCCATGCCAAAGGAAGGGCCGTCCGCCCCCTTTTGAAATTCCGGGGAAAATTGCGTCCCGTGTCCTGGGATACCGCGCTCACCACCCTGGTCGATCGTTTTGTGGGGATTCAACGAAATTACGGCAATCAATCCCTCGGCGTTTTGAGCACCGGTCAGTTTGTCACCGAAGAATTTTATACGCTCGGAAAACTGATTCAGCTCGGTTTCAAGACAACCAACTACGACGGCAACACCACCCTCTGCATGTCCACCGCCGTCTCCGGTTACAAACGTTCCTTTGGGAGCGACGGCCCGCCGGGGTGCTATGACGACCTTGCCGTCGCCGATTGTATTTTTTTGATCGGCGCAAATATCGCCGACAACCACCCGATTCTCTGGCAACACCTGAAAAAGAACCAAAACCGGAGCCTCATTGTGGCCGATCCCCGCGTTTCCAAGACGGCGATGCTGGCCGATATTTATCTCCCGCTCAAACCGCGCTCCGACCTGGCGCTCATCAACGGGATCACCAAGATTCTGATCGATGCCGGGAAGATCGATCGGGCCTATATTGAGCGGCACACAACCGGCTTCGACGAACTAAAGGCACACCTGCAAAAATATTCCCTCGATTTTGTTTCCGAAAAAACGGGCCTCCCAAATGAGTTGATCGCCAAAGTCGCGCACGTCTACGGCGACGCGAAAGCCGCCTTCATCGCCTGGACGATGGGGGTCAATCACTCAACGCAGGGGACCGAGACGGTCAATGCCATCAACAATCTGGCGTTGATTACCGGAAATATCGGACGTCCCGGCGCCTCCCCTTTTTCCATTACGGGCCAATGCAACGCGATGGGGACGCGCGAGGCCGGATTTACTTCGAGCATTCCCGGATATCGGAAATTTGAAGATCCGCGCGATCGGGAAGAGGTTGCCCGAATCTGGGGGGTTCCGGTTGATCTGATTCCCACGCAGAGGGGAAAGGCCTACCCCGACATTATTGAGGCGATCATTCAGGGGGAAATCAGGGCCCTCTGGATTCTGGGGACAAACCCTTTTGTCTCCTACCCGAACCAACCCCTGTTGAAAGATGCGATCTCGCGGCTCGATTTTCTGGTCGTCCAGGACGGTTTCCATCCCACGCCGACGACGGTTCTTGCCGATCTCGTTTTGCCGGCCGCCATGTGGGGTGAAAAAGAGGGAACTTTTACCAATTCGGAAAGACGGGTTTCGAAGGTCAACAAGGGGGTTGCGCCTCCCGGCGAGGCCAGGACCGACTTTCAGATTTTTTTGGAAATCGCCAAAAGGCTGGGGGTCCATACAACTCTCTTTCCCGGCTGGAACGGGCCGATCGATGCCTTTGAGGAATGGAAAAGGGTCTCCCAGGGCCGGCTCTGTGATTATTCCGCAATGACTTATGAAGAAATTGAGGCGAAGGGAGGCCTTCAGTGGGGAGGGGCCCGCCTCTACACTAACTCTCTTTTTCCATCGAACGACGGCAAAGCGACCCTTTGGGCGGTGGATGGCTGTGAGATGCCCGAGCAACCGAACAAAAAATTTCCCTTGCTGTTGAATACCGGCAGGACCGTCGAGCACTGGCATACGCGGACAAAGACGGGACGAATCGATCTGTTGGAAAAAATGTCCCCCGAGGCCTGGGTGGAAATGAATCCGCAGGATGCCGCGGAGTTGAAACTCAAACAACACGACTTTGTGCGCCTGGCCTCTCAAAGAGGGTCAATAGAAAAAATCGCGGTGCGGATCACGGCGATTGTGCCGCCGGGGCATCTGTTTGTCCCGTTT